A part of Tessaracoccus timonensis genomic DNA contains:
- a CDS encoding nucleotidyltransferase family protein: MSETVMSPETLALRELLAARRDEFQMLLDRYGATNPKLFGSVARGTATAGSDIDILVEMDPAEGNVLMRASGLLEETRALFECDDIDVFPAQLLKRPVSASALAEAVPL, from the coding sequence ATGTCTGAGACCGTCATGTCGCCCGAGACGCTTGCACTGCGCGAGCTCCTCGCTGCGCGTCGTGACGAGTTCCAGATGCTCCTCGACCGCTACGGTGCGACTAACCCGAAGCTGTTCGGGTCCGTCGCCCGCGGCACCGCGACTGCAGGATCGGACATCGACATCCTCGTCGAGATGGACCCTGCCGAAGGGAACGTCCTGATGCGTGCATCCGGTCTGCTCGAGGAGACGCGCGCGCTGTTCGAGTGCGATGACATCGACGTGTTTCCTGCCCAACTGCTCAAGCGTCCGGTCTCCGCGTCGGCGCTCGCCGAGGCAGTGCCGCTGTGA
- a CDS encoding HigA family addiction module antitoxin has protein sequence MNDKLYDPIHPGEVSMEDFIEGFGITQHQLAVSIGVPPRRINEIVHGKRAITADTALCSGCYFGIEPQFWLNLQSRYDLELASDRIAKQVHEITPLERAS, from the coding sequence ATGAATGACAAGCTCTATGACCCGATCCACCCGGGTGAGGTCTCGATGGAGGACTTCATCGAGGGCTTCGGCATCACGCAGCACCAGCTGGCTGTCTCGATCGGTGTGCCCCCGCGCCGGATCAATGAGATCGTGCACGGCAAGCGCGCGATCACCGCAGATACGGCGCTGTGCTCGGGGTGCTACTTCGGTATCGAGCCGCAGTTCTGGCTGAATCTGCAGTCGCGTTATGACTTGGAGTTGGCTTCGGATCGCATCGCCAAACAGGTGCATGAGATCACCCCTTTGGAGCGGGCGTCGTGA
- a CDS encoding DUF86 domain-containing protein, with protein sequence MSRSPEQRIADALKAVERCQKYVAALDRESDIAEMAEDAIERNLQIIGEAVNHLPDEITGAHPEIPWPQIRGFRNILVHQYFGVDIDVVRDVVETHLPPFAEVLHGHVATD encoded by the coding sequence GTGAGTCGCAGTCCGGAGCAGCGCATCGCTGATGCGCTCAAGGCAGTCGAGCGGTGCCAGAAGTACGTCGCTGCGTTGGACCGCGAGAGTGACATCGCTGAGATGGCAGAGGATGCGATTGAGCGGAACCTCCAGATCATCGGTGAAGCCGTGAACCACCTTCCCGATGAGATCACCGGTGCGCACCCTGAGATCCCCTGGCCGCAGATTCGGGGGTTCCGCAACATCCTGGTGCACCAGTACTTCGGAGTCGACATCGACGTGGTCCGCGATGTCGTTGAGACTCATCTGCCGCCTTTTGCCGAGGTACTGCATGGACACGTTGCCACCGACTGA
- a CDS encoding alkane 1-monooxygenase, whose translation MRAIRGEGMAQADPAQFGRTGKLRIEPQSPGLDKRIWWGAGTRETAEWVGSQGINLMSSTLLTEATGEQFADLQTEQLERFRGAWKAAGHEGAPRVSVSRSIFPIVSEEDRLMFGMNDSHDQIGMIDGFRSTFGKTYAAEPDLLIEQLKADAAVMSADTVMLTIPSQLGPDFNLHILEAFATHVAPALGWEPNTAGPVRGYDIS comes from the coding sequence ATGCGTGCGATCCGCGGCGAGGGTATGGCCCAGGCGGACCCGGCGCAGTTTGGGCGTACCGGCAAGCTGCGGATCGAGCCGCAGTCGCCCGGCCTCGATAAGCGCATCTGGTGGGGTGCGGGTACCCGCGAAACCGCCGAATGGGTGGGTTCGCAGGGTATCAACCTCATGAGCTCGACCCTGCTGACCGAGGCGACCGGCGAGCAGTTCGCGGACCTCCAGACGGAGCAACTCGAACGCTTCCGGGGTGCGTGGAAAGCAGCCGGGCACGAGGGTGCGCCGCGGGTGTCGGTCTCGCGATCGATTTTCCCCATCGTGTCCGAGGAAGACCGCCTCATGTTCGGCATGAACGACTCCCACGACCAGATCGGCATGATCGACGGCTTCCGCTCGACCTTCGGCAAGACCTACGCGGCAGAACCCGATCTCCTCATCGAACAGCTCAAGGCCGACGCAGCCGTCATGAGTGCGGACACCGTCATGCTCACCATTCCCAGCCAACTGGGGCCGGACTTCAACCTCCACATCCTCGAGGCCTTCGCCACCCACGTGGCTCCGGCGCTCGGGTGGGAACCCAATACCGCGGGACCGGTGAGGGGCTACGACATCTCCTGA
- a CDS encoding HIT family protein, with the protein MTASVECIFCDIVAGSSPATIVAESDLALAFLALADSALTAGHTLVVPKQHCLGVLDTTSESRNAVIELCSVVGRAMVEAELGTGVNLLSACGPGSDQSVDHWHIHVVPRLSGDGVDTWPETDSPVAASDHANAGVRIGSATTVVA; encoded by the coding sequence GTGACGGCCAGCGTCGAGTGCATCTTTTGTGACATTGTCGCTGGCTCGAGCCCCGCGACGATCGTGGCCGAAAGCGATCTCGCGCTTGCCTTCTTGGCATTGGCTGATTCGGCTCTGACTGCTGGGCACACCCTCGTCGTGCCGAAGCAGCATTGCCTTGGGGTCTTGGATACGACGTCTGAATCCCGGAATGCGGTGATCGAGCTGTGCAGCGTGGTTGGTCGAGCCATGGTCGAGGCGGAGCTGGGTACGGGGGTCAATTTGCTGAGCGCCTGCGGTCCTGGGAGTGATCAGTCGGTTGATCACTGGCACATCCATGTGGTGCCGCGTCTTAGCGGCGATGGCGTGGATACCTGGCCCGAGACGGACTCTCCTGTCGCGGCGAGCGATCATGCGAATGCTGGGGTGCGAATCGGCTCGGCAACGACGGTCGTCGCCTGA
- a CDS encoding ATP-binding protein — MRTRRGDGTSIEVKRATGGVPQMTETLCAFANMPDGGTVIFGVDEGDGEFSVVGVPNIAELEAGIASMARTAVRPAPQIDFQTITLDAQPVVIAHIAPLPLAEKPARVAGRAFLRQADGDYAMHPHEERMLEVARLHADEQVDYDLAPARGRSRDDLDETLCSAYVRAVRAHDRRLHDCDDPQILRLTNVLTASGEPTLAGLYALGAYPQGQYPALTVTAAVQLTGGEGQPRNRNLQDFTGPIPALLADLLDWVASNLDTINQYRDDGHMEVIPELPLNAVRELLANALVHRDLGPNTLGTGKQIQVRLTPRNLFIQSPGGLRGVSLAQIESVEHAQAAVNQRLYQIAKRLGTPDGASIIEGEGGGIREVFRSTEARGLPRPQLIDTGVQFKALLWRAREASERPSPRTPDTTRGMKAVPRSSSPTRNEHRILNALTTADSPLTIHQVVDATGLTIGQVRYALNQPLEDGIVVMEGKQGLKSTRYHLR; from the coding sequence ATGCGAACGCGGCGAGGCGACGGCACCTCCATCGAGGTCAAGCGCGCCACAGGTGGCGTCCCCCAGATGACGGAGACATTGTGTGCCTTTGCCAACATGCCCGACGGCGGCACCGTGATCTTCGGCGTCGACGAGGGGGATGGGGAGTTCTCCGTCGTGGGTGTCCCGAACATCGCAGAGCTTGAAGCAGGGATCGCCAGCATGGCACGCACGGCCGTCCGACCAGCGCCGCAGATCGACTTCCAGACCATCACATTGGATGCGCAACCAGTCGTCATCGCGCACATCGCACCGTTGCCCCTTGCCGAGAAGCCTGCGCGCGTTGCAGGCAGGGCCTTTTTGCGTCAGGCCGATGGCGACTACGCCATGCATCCGCACGAGGAGCGCATGCTTGAAGTAGCGCGTCTCCATGCCGACGAACAGGTGGACTACGACCTTGCTCCCGCCCGCGGTCGCAGCCGTGATGATCTGGATGAGACCCTCTGCTCAGCCTACGTCCGGGCAGTGCGCGCTCACGACCGACGCCTACACGACTGCGATGACCCCCAAATCCTTCGCCTGACGAATGTCCTTACGGCCTCTGGCGAGCCGACGCTGGCAGGACTGTATGCTCTCGGAGCTTACCCGCAAGGACAGTATCCAGCGCTGACCGTGACCGCTGCCGTTCAGCTAACAGGGGGCGAGGGGCAGCCACGCAACCGCAACCTCCAGGACTTCACTGGCCCAATTCCCGCCCTCCTGGCCGATCTGCTCGACTGGGTGGCGTCCAACTTGGACACCATCAACCAGTATCGCGATGACGGGCATATGGAAGTCATCCCCGAGCTGCCACTCAATGCGGTACGAGAACTCTTGGCCAATGCACTGGTCCATCGTGACTTAGGCCCAAACACGCTGGGAACCGGCAAGCAGATTCAGGTACGCCTCACGCCGCGGAACCTGTTCATCCAGAGTCCCGGCGGCTTGCGTGGCGTGTCACTCGCACAGATCGAGAGCGTCGAGCACGCTCAGGCAGCGGTTAACCAACGGCTCTATCAGATCGCCAAGCGACTGGGTACGCCCGACGGCGCATCGATCATCGAGGGCGAGGGCGGCGGCATCCGCGAAGTGTTCCGCTCCACCGAGGCGCGAGGATTGCCTCGCCCACAACTCATCGACACCGGCGTACAGTTCAAAGCCTTGCTCTGGCGCGCCCGAGAGGCCTCAGAGCGTCCTTCACCCCGGACGCCGGACACGACGAGGGGCATGAAGGCAGTACCCCGAAGTTCGTCCCCCACCCGAAACGAGCACCGGATCTTGAATGCCCTGACGACAGCCGACAGCCCGCTCACAATCCATCAGGTTGTCGACGCAACGGGATTGACGATCGGCCAGGTCCGCTACGCCCTCAACCAGCCTCTCGAGGATGGCATCGTCGTCATGGAGGGCAAGCAGGGACTCAAGTCGACCCGCTACCACTTACGATGA